GAACAAATGCTGGAAAACGATGGCTGTCTTGTCAAACAAATTGTTTATCAATGACCGAAGAATATGAGCTTTCTACGTCCACAAGGACAAATGCTGGAATGACCAAAGGATCTCGAGGTTGGCCAACAAGAGCTTTCACGTGGACAAATGCTGGAATGGCCAAAGAATCTCGATTGAGGTCGGTCAACAAGAGCTTTATATGTGGAAAGCCAAGATACAAAATCCTGTGAGGATTCAAACTAACCCATAATATTCAAAGATAAACATATAAAACTGTTGCTAGTACATGAGGATTTGTTtagtttttgagaaaaaaaagagaaactgGCATAGAAGTCCAGAAACTAATATGACTGTGGAATGAATCAAATAATACTGCACCCAACAAAACAAATAGAATGTCCAATAGCCATCGATCGATCGGGCTTTGGTGTCGGGATCAATATAAATTGCAATTTGTAAGGGTTTTCACCCTAATTCACACATACACTTTGTGAGCTGACTtttgtgagtgagagagagcttTAGAATCATGATCTCGTTATATTGGTGGATTCTCCactttaatttttcttctccAACATAGTGCAAACCATATCTACCGTTCATGGACGTAGACTTTAcaccgaaccacgtaaatctcaTATTCCTTTACTTCTTGCTTGATTTACTTACTTATTTAGTATTTGGGTGCTTGATTTATCAACCTAGTTGTTGTTATTGTGTGGGTTATTGTTTGATTTTAACAGAACATGTACTTCATGTCAATACAGAGAAACGGAGATGGCAAAGGTGGAATCGAAAGGCATCTCCGTTACTCGATCTCGCTCCGTTTGACGGGCGGCGCCTTTTGTTTGGCCCATTATAGGTTGGTTCCGGTAATATGGGCCATACCTTTCCTCATGGCCCATTTAATGGTTTAGGACCGGCTTTGAGTTGAATGTGATTTTAAAAGTAGTTTTATTTATCTCAAGGTTctcaacaatttaattttaacttGCAATAAGGCAATTTATTTTAGCAATTTTCAATGTTATTTGCTGAATGGtgtataaaattataatattatgaatGGTGATGAACTTCCATTTTTGTAccgttatcaacaaaaaaaaaaaaaagggatcacGAATTATGAATAGATAAATAGTacgtgaaagaaaaaaaaaagtattaaatTAACTAATTTTAATAGTGTAGACTAAAAAACCAATCCATAAaagaaaagattaaaaaaattatctttgAGTTATTGTCAGGCTGGATGAATTCACTCAATGTACCCTTAGGCTATGTTTGGTTCATCATGGGGATGGTGATAGGAATAAAAACGGGAATATAAACAGGACTGAGAATGAGGACATGAATTTGGTTCGTTGTGGGAATGGTAATAGGAATAAAAACGAAAATATAAACCAGAGTGAGAATGAGAATACGAATTTGATTCGTAGTGGGAACAGTAATAAGAATAAAAATGGAAATATAAACATGAATGAGAATGAGGACATGAATTTGGTTCGTCTTGGAAATGGTAATATGACTAAAAACGAAAATATAAATCGGAGTGAGAACGAGAACACGAATTTGGTTCGTTGTGGGAATGGTGATAGGAATAAAAACGGAAATATAAACAGGACTGAGAATGAGGACATGAATTTGGTTCGTTGTGGGAATGGTAATAGGAATAAAAGCGGAAATATAAACCAGAGTGAGAATGAGAATACGAATTTGATTCGTGGTGGGAACGGTAATACGAATAAAAACGGAAATATAAACATGAATGAGAATGAGGACATGAATTTGGTTCGTCTTGGAAATGGTAATATGACTAAAAACGAAAATATAAATCGGAGTGAGAACGAGAACACGAATTTGCTTCGTTGTGGGAATGCTGATAGGAATAAAAACGGAAATATAAACAGGACTGAGAATGAGGACATGAATTTGGTTCGTTGTGGGAATGGTAATAGGAATAAAAACGGAAATATAAACCGGAGTGAGAATGAAAACACGAATTTGGTTCGTCGTGGGAATGGTAATaggaataaaaacaaaaatataaacatgAGTGAGAATGAGAACACAAATGAGAATTCATACGATTTCGATATTTGGTTGGTAAAAGAATTGTGACagaaataagaataagaataatTGGCAAAAGACTATATTATCCCCtatgtttattgtgttttaatGATAATTTATAGTTGGGTATGACTTACGTGGTAAAccaattatattttaaaaaaatgtatttatgTAAAACATTAGCTTATGTTTTTAGTTTGCATTCGAAATAAACAATCTAATAGTTATTTAAGGGATGATTTTTCATTaacttctaaaaaaaaattgttagctTGCCAGGTAAATGTTAAAGTCACGTTTCTTAAATTCTGAATTGTTAAAGATTAAATCGATCCAAAAAAATTGTGCCATAAAAGGGACCATTTTgtcatttaaaaataaaatgagttCCATTCTTTTTCAGAATTTTAGATTCTCAAGTCATATAAAATAACTCAAAATTCCTTAAAaacatgtttttaaaaaataacattgTTACACATTCGAGCAACACTcattccaaaacttaattttaCATTGTCTTGTGTTGTCCATCAACCAAACTGAAGAATTCTATTTGACTATGAAATTGACCATTTTTGCGGCCAGCCAAACATAgtgttaaataataataattgcaagtttctataataaaaaaaagtttaaatttAACTATTTTTCAGAATTTGGGATTATACAAGTAATGAGATCGGGGAAGAGACGcatttttttaaacaattttgaggaaaataataaatgtgtagtatttaaaATCGGGACAAGTTATAATTTATGCACCGAATTTCCCTCTCCACATTCCCTGTAAATGGCCGCGGAGTTACAGTCAGTGGAAGGCTCAATCGACGCAGAAACGGCAGCGACGGTCACAGAGACGGCGGATACTATAACGACGGCTATAGTCGATGCACAAACAGAGAACCCGGGGCAAATCCCAGCCCCACCAAAACGACAGCGCCGGCCGAGTGTTCGCTTAGGTGAGATTGGAGACCAGCCGGCCACTCTCAGCTACGACACGCAGATGCGCAGTGCCAACCGCTACAGGCACCCGTCTTGGCGTCTCCCTAGAGAGTCCTCGAAATCTTCCAAGGCACGTTCTGTAACCAATCTTGTGAACGGCAACAACAACAACGATACTCACAGTCATAATTACGACCAAGAGCCCGAAGAGAATAATCAAAACGGCGACTTGACGCTCGAATTTGGGCACCGGACGGCGAAAGCGAAAAGAGGGACCACGAAAAGAGTGAGATCGAATTGGATATCTTCGAGGGTGGACGAAGCTGAGGGGAACAGTAGGGAGGTTGGGGATGAAGAGTTTAGGGATTTCGCTCCGGACTCGGAGGATCCATTAAAGGACCCGAGCCCCGTTCATTCCGCGGACAACGTGGCTCTGGATATGTGGCAGAGTGTGCCCAGGAGGCCTAGTCGGACTAGGGTTTCCGAGAGCAGAGAAAAGGACGCCGTTGAGATGGATAATTTGCTCGAGACGGATTCCAGAGACCAGAAATGCGGCAATAGTGAGGGTGTGAGGACATGGCTGATAGAATTGGGGCTGAGCAGATATGCACCTGTTTTCGAGATACATGAAGTGGATGACGAGGTGTTGCCATTGCTGACACTGGAGGATCTTAAGGACATGGGGATAAATGCGGTGGGTTCCAGGAGGAAAATCTACACTGCGATTCAGAAGCTTCGCAAGGGGTTCTCGTgagtttttgttctatttttggTGGGTATAAATCCAGTGACATTTTCAACTTTCATGTGGGCTGGTTGTTACATTAAAATGCTTGTATGAGATGGTTTGAGCCTTATTTGGGTGACTTAATAATGACAGTATTAACTTTTTCTGCGAGTTTGCAATTTTGGTTTCAATGATTGCTTTGACTTGATTGGTATCACATATGGTTGTTCAGCACTGGTAGACTGGTAGTTTTCATTGTATAGTATGAGGATGACAAAATTGGCAGAAGGTGTTATTGATAGccatgaaaattttcattcttTGGAAAAGTTGCTTTGCGCTTAGTATAGGTGGTCGTATATGTGTAAGCTTATTACAAGTCTGCTGAGATATAGACTGAACTTTTCTCTTTTGATATCGGTGAAAGCTTGCAGATAATTAGCTGCCCCTTATACTTTTCAATTAGTTTTGATCTTCTGATGGTGGCCATTATATCCGAGTATCCGAGTAGAAGGCATGTGTTTTTCATTATTAATCCTTCTTCTATTGTTTCAATCTTTCTTTATATTGATACATTTTACGCACTTCCAAAAATCCAGGACTCCATTCCTGATACTGTACAATTCTGGTTTGGTTAATTATCTTTCCTACTGAATTAATATTATGAGCTCCGCTTCAACAGCATTTTTTTAGCCTTTGAAATTCAGAGCTTTTTACTGGCATAGTCAAGCCACGTGATAGGCATATTAATAGTTTGGTTACATGATTCTGTGAACAAGTGGCTGCTTGAGGGGCACAAAGAGAGGTGGAGAGACAGTCAGAGAGATAGGGACTGCATCTCTTTCTTTGTCCGTTTTGGATTCATTCTGCAGTTTCTGCCTGGGAGTAGCTTGTCTTGTTTGTCTCAAATAGGATTGCGCTGATTATATTGTATATCGGATTTAggtatcttttttcttttgtcttatgTTCGCTTAAAATTTCAAATGCCATCGGATGATTGAGACAACTACTGGATGGTGTCAACCAAGAAGGCTGAACAAGATGTTTTTATCTTAAATTAAACCTTTTGGAGTGTGTTTGGAATTAGAATAGACAAAACTGATCGGAGGGTAATTTG
This genomic stretch from Tripterygium wilfordii isolate XIE 37 chromosome 22, ASM1340144v1, whole genome shotgun sequence harbors:
- the LOC119991005 gene encoding GATA zinc finger domain-containing protein 14-like; translation: MTEEYELSTSTRTNAGMTKGSREHVLHVNTEKRRWQRWNRKASPLLDLAPLDEFTQCTLRLCLVHHGDGDRNKNGNINRTENEDMNLVRCGNGNRNKNENINQSENENTNLIRSGNSNKNKNGNINMNENEDMNLVRLGNGNMTKNENINRSENENTNLVRCGNGDRNKNGNINRTENEDMNLVRCGNGNRNKSGNINQSENENTNLIRGGNGNTNKNGNINMNENEDMNLVRLGNGNMTKNENINRSENENTNLLRCGNADRNKNGNINRTENEDMNLVRCGNGNRNKNGNINRSENENTNLVRRGNGNRNKNKNINMSENENTNENSYDFDIWLVKEL
- the LOC119990414 gene encoding uncharacterized protein LOC119990414, coding for MAAELQSVEGSIDAETAATVTETADTITTAIVDAQTENPGQIPAPPKRQRRPSVRLGEIGDQPATLSYDTQMRSANRYRHPSWRLPRESSKSSKARSVTNLVNGNNNNDTHSHNYDQEPEENNQNGDLTLEFGHRTAKAKRGTTKRVRSNWISSRVDEAEGNSREVGDEEFRDFAPDSEDPLKDPSPVHSADNVALDMWQSVPRRPSRTRVSESREKDAVEMDNLLETDSRDQKCGNSEGVRTWLIELGLSRYAPVFEIHEVDDEVLPLLTLEDLKDMGINAVGSRRKIYTAIQKLRKGFS